A stretch of Henckelia pumila isolate YLH828 chromosome 4, ASM3356847v2, whole genome shotgun sequence DNA encodes these proteins:
- the LOC140866238 gene encoding copper transport protein ATX1-like — MSSETVVLKVKMSCQGCVGAVNRVLSKMEGVDSFDINLEQQKVTVKGNVKPESVLQTVLKTGKASSFWEATEAKPETVPKPNDPLAKPEPVSKSNDPKAIPESGSKSTDSVAAA; from the exons ATGTCGTCTGAG ACTGTTGTGCTCAAGGTTAAGATGTCCTGCCAAGGTTGCGTAGGCGCCGTGAACAGGGTTCTCTCGAAAATGGAAG GTGTCGACTCGTTCGACATCAATTTGGAGCAGCAAAAGGTGACAGTGAAGGGCAATGTAAAGCCAGAGTCTGTGCTACAGACTGTTTTGAAGACTGGGAAGGCAAGTTCCTTCTGGGAAGCAACCGAGGCGAAACCCGAAACCGTGCCAAAGCCTAATGATCCCCTGGCAAAACCTGAACCAGTGTCGAAGTCTAATGACCCTAAGGCGATACCGGAGTCGGGATCCAAGTCCACTGATTCTGTTGCTGCTGCATAG
- the LOC140865583 gene encoding uncharacterized protein, protein MLRRSIMGRCWEGMKELRPLIHLLLPLCVHWVAEEMTVSVLVDVTTNALCPGQKTCPEAIYINGLQQTVVGIFKMIVLPLLGQLADESGRKPMLLLTCSTTIVPFTLLAIDQSRGSVYAYYILRTISYIISQGSIFCISVAYAADVVDEERRAAAFSWITGLFSASHVVGNILARFLPEDYIFEVSIGLLIFVPVYMILFLSETVRPIMRTDRRIPYLKKAFKAVQDRYYSMKNAVYVVTSSPTLKCISLVSFFYELGMSGISSVLLYYLKSTFSFNKNQLSEILMMVGVGSIFSQILVLPILYPLVGEKVILSAALLASVAYGLLYGLAWGPWVPYLSASFGVIYVLVKPSTYAIISKASNSADQGKAQGFIAGVQSIASLLSPLAISPLTTWFLSSNAPFNCKGFSIIVASLSMVVSLCFSFTLKLDAPRDKNLDDGAENIEAPLLS, encoded by the exons ATGTTAAG GAGATCAATAATGGGTCGTTGTTGGGAAGGCATGAAAGAGCTTCGGCCGTTGATTCACCTTCTGTTGCCACTGTGTGTGCACTGGGTTGCGGAAGAGATGACTGTTTCTGTGCTTGTTGATGTCACTACTAATGCTCTTTGCCCTGGCCAGAAGACCTGCCCCGAAGCTATATATATCAATGGCCTACAGCAAACT gttGTTGGGATATTCAAGATGATAGTTCTTCCGCTGTTAGGTCAGCTGGCAGACGAGTCTGGGCGTAAACCGATGCTTCTTCTCACTTGTTCGACCACCATTGTGCCTTTCA CTTTACTTGCTATTGATCAATCGAGAGGCTCGGTATATGCTTACTATATTCTCCGGACGATATCTTACATCATAAGCCAGGGGAGCATTTTCTGCATTTCGGTTGCATATGCA GCCGATGTTGTGGATGAAGAACGAAGAGCTGCAGCTTTTAGTTGGATAACGGGCCTGTTTTCTGCATCACATGTTGTTGGCAACATTCTTGCAAGATTTCTTCCCGAAGATTACATTTTCGAG GTGTCAATTGGTCTATTGATCTTTGTTCCAGTTTACATGATACTGTTTCTGTCAGAAACAGTGAGGCCTATTATGAGAACTGACCGGCGTATCCCTTATTTGAAAAAAGCTTTTAAAGCTGTTCAAGATCGATATTACTCAATGAAGAATGCGGTATATGTTGTTACCAGCAG TCCAACGCTGAAGTGCATTTCCCTTGTTTCCTTCTTCTATGAATTGGGAATGTCTGGAATCAGCAGTGTCCTGTTG TACTATTTGAAGTCCACATTTAGTTTTAACAAAAACCAATTATCAGAAATCTTAATGATGGTGGGAGTAGGGTCGATTTTTTCTCAG ATTCTGGTTCTGCCTATACTCTATCCACTAGTAGGAGAAAAAGTGATCCTCTCTGCAGCCTTGCTCGCATCTGTAGCATAT GGACTACTATATGGCTTGGCATGGGGACCATGG GTGCCGTATTTGAGTGCTTCTTTTGGAGTTATCTATGTCCTTGTGAAACCCTCT ACTTATGCAATTATATCAAAGGCATCAAATTCAGCAGATCAG GGGAAAGCGCAAGGATTCATAGCCGGTGTTCAATCCATTGCAAGTTTGCTTTCTCCACTCGCGATAAGTCCACTTACCA CATGGTTTCTATCTAGCAACGCGCCTTTCAACTGTAAAGGTTTCAGTATCATTGTTGCATCTCTGAGCATG GTGGTTTCGTTATGCTTCTCTTTCACATTAAAACTAGACGCCCCGCGTGACAAGAATTTAGACGATGGAGCAGAAAACATCGAAGCACCACTTTTGTCGTAA
- the LOC140894339 gene encoding histidine-containing phosphotransfer protein 2-like, producing MDQEALKQLLFDAIQRLENNGLIDYHFRECYLLKEDGGTRFFFDLISNFSTDVGKVVKQMGKTLNQPHVDLSEMNELCIKLKGSAACIGACRISAACSNLSHAIEKESKEGCLQVLNDIKHEYKNLQHRLSEILRVEQELISRYI from the exons ATGGACCAAGAAGCCCTTAAACAATTGCTGTTTGATGCCATTCAACGACTCGAAAATAAT GGATTGATTGATTACCATTTTCGGGAGTGCTATTTGTTGAAGGAGGACGGTGGTACTAGATTCTTCTTCGACTTGATTTCTAATTTTTCCACCGACGTTGGAAAAGTGGTGAAACAGATGGGAAAAACTTT GAATCAACCACATGTTGACCTTAGTGAGATGAACGAACTTTGTATCAAGCTCAAAGGAAGTGCTGCATG CATTGGAGCGTGCCGTATCAGTGCTGCTTGTTCTAATTTAAGCCATGCTATTGAGAAAGAATCCAAAGAAGG GTGCCTCCAGGTGCTGAATGACATAAAGCATGAATACAAAAATCTTCAGCATCGTTTGAGCGAAATTCTCAGG GTCGAGCAAGAGTTGATTTCCAGATACATCTGA
- the LOC140866522 gene encoding pentatricopeptide repeat-containing protein At3g53360, mitochondrial-like isoform X1: MSLSRLIRSCTEASSIFDARAVHARVIVSGFNPDVQTSNHLLAVYYKLGNINYVEKVFERMPERNICSWTSLISAYSNAGFMEKSLYCFRSMVLDDGIAPNDYTYVAVISSCARIRALRIGKEVHGRMFRSGENVNSFVINSLVNFYGKCGLLKMAAHVFDAIAEPGTISCVSFIASCVQCGENEQGLRVFLRCLRMGVKMNEFCYGSVLGACAALEVLEVGMEVQCLAIKCGVKIDHFVVTGLVNFYAKCGELELAHRALKEAEKPGLTAAWTALIGGCVQLGRYREAIDFFQELLSTGLRPNELTFASVLGAFGKEKEIWGGMQLHSLIIKLGFKAFTFVSNSILDFYSKIDHLEESIVIFREMDGHDNVSWNALIAGFMNSGYFEQATELIQNMFSDGFDPDPYTYSSLLSICGDLPAIEWGKQIHCSIIKPGFDSNVVVGSSLIDMYGKCGRLNDSRKVFNILPNRNLISWNAIISGYAQHGFGREALNMYNVMLQNGIKPNDITFIAVLSSCGHVGSLAEGLHHFDSMTKEFGIIPKNDHLACMVSLFSRKGQTKEAYDFIRSFSVKPEKVFWRCLLSGCITNKDLELAKYAAEMILSIDPDDTSAHIMLSNIYADSNMWKESSQVRKLMKEKALKKETGYSWTELRDKVLCFSADDCLQLHGNGVREVLSGLSAQLLDEGCVPDDTISLVNGDLSN, encoded by the coding sequence ATGTCACTCTCTCGACTCATTCGATCATGCACCGAAGCAAGTTCCATTTTCGACGCTAGAGCTGTTCATGCTAGAGTTATCGTGTCTGGGTTTAATCCAGATGTTCAAACAAGCAATCATTTGCTCGCTGTGTATTATAAACTTGGGAACATTAATTACGTTGAGAAGGTGTTCGAAAGAATGCCTGAGAGAAACATATGTTCCTGGACATCACTAATTTCTGCATATTCTAACGCGGGGTTCATGGAAAAATCCTTGTATTGCTTCAGATCAATGGTTCTTGATGATGGGATTGCTCCGAATGATTATACATATGTTGCCGTTATATCTTCTTGCGCTCGAATACGAGCGTTGAGGATTGGGAAGGAAGTACATGGAAGAATGTTTCGGAGTGGGGAAAATGTGAACAGTTTTGTTATTAACTCTTTGGTCAACTTTTACGGGAAATGTGGGTTATTGAAAATGGCAGCACACGTGTTTGATGCCATAGCAGAGCCTGGTACAATTAGCTGTGTTTCGTTTATTGCTAGTTGTGTTCAGTGTGGGGAGAATGAGCAAGGATTGAGAGTTTTCTTGAGGTGTTTGAGGATGGGAGTAAAGATGAATGAGTTTTGTTATGGAAGTGTATTAGGTGCTTGTGCTGCATTGGAGGTTCTGGAAGTTGGAATGGAAGTGCAATGCCTTGCCATCAAGTGTGGTGTTAAGATAGATCATTTTGTTGTGACTGGATTGGTTAATTTTTATGCAAAATGTGGAGAATTGGAGTTAGCACATAGAGCTTTGAAAGAGGCAGAAAAGCCAGGGTTGACAGCAGCCTGGACTGCATTGATTGGAGGTTGTGTGCAGCTTGGAAGATACAGAGAGGCCATCGATTTTTTTCAAGAGTTACTCTCTACGGGTCTGAGGCCTAATGAGCTCACATTTGCTTCTGTGCTTGGAGCCTTTGGCAAGGAGAAGGAAATCTGGGGTGGGATGCAACTCCATTCTTTGATTATAAAATTGGGATTTAAAGCATTTACTTTTGTTTCCAACTcgattttagatttttattcaaaaattgatcACCTTGAGGAGTCCATTGTAATATTTCGTGAAATGGATGGTCACGATAATGTTAGCTGGAATGCTTTAATAGCTGGATTTATGAACTCGGGTTATTTTGAACAAGCAACTGAACTTATACAAAACATGTTTTCAGATGGGTTTGACCCTGACCCTTACACATATTCCTCTCTTTTAAGCATTTGTGGGGATTTACCAGCAATTGAATGGGGTAAGCAAATTCATTGCTCCATCATAAAACCCGGGTTTGATTCCAACGTGGTAGTTGGAAGTTCTCTCATTGACATGTATGGAAAGTGTGGGAGACTCAATGATTCTCGAAAAGTATTTAACATTCTTCCGAATAGGAATCTGATTTCTTGGAATGCCATAATTTCTGGGTATGCTCAGCATGGTTTTGGGAGAGAAGCCCTGAACATGTACAACGTTATGCTGCAGAATGGGATCAAACCAAACGATATCACATTCATTGCAGTTCTATCTTCCTGTGGCCATGTAGGAAGCTTGGCTGAAGGATTGCATCACTTTGATTCAATGACCAAAGAATTTGGAATCATCCCAAAAAATGATCATTTAGCTTGTATGGTCAGTCTATTTTCGCGAAAAGGTCAAACAAAAGAAGCTTATGATTTCATCAGAAGTTTCTCCGTAAAGCCTGAAAAAGTGTTTTGGCGATGTCTTTTATCTGGCTGTATTACTAACAAAGACCTGGAGTTAGCCAAGTATGCTGCTGAAATGATTTTGAGCATTGATCCAGATGATACATCTGCCCATATCATGCTATCAAATATCTATGCAGATTCAAACATGTGGAAAGAATCTTCTCAAGTCAGAAAACTAATGAAAGAGAAGGCACTGAAAAAGGAAACTGGGTATAGCTGGACAGAGTTGCGCGACAAAGTATTGTGTTTCTCTGCGGATGATTGCTTGCAGCTTCATGGTAATGGGGTGAGGGAAGTTTTGAGTGGACTATCAGCTCAGCTGTTAGATGAAGGATGTGTTCCAGACGATACGATATCATTGGTTAATGGGGACCTAAGCAATTGA
- the LOC140866522 gene encoding pentatricopeptide repeat-containing protein At3g53360, mitochondrial-like isoform X2, translated as MSLSRLIRSCTEASSIFDARAVHARVIVSGFNPDVQTSNHLLAVYYKLGNINYVEKVFERMPERNICSWTSLISAYSNAGFMEKSLYCFRSMVLDDGIAPNDYTYVAVISSCARIRALRIGKEVHGRMFRSGENVNSFVINSLVNFYGKCGLLKMAAHVFDAIAEPGTISCVSFIASCVQCGENEQGLRVFLRCLRMGVKMNEFCYGSVLGACAALEVLEVGMEVQCLAIKCGVKIDHFVVTGLVNFYAKCGELELAHRALKEAEKPGLTAAWTALIGGCVQLGRYREAIDFFQELLSTGLRPNELTFASVLGAFGKEKEIWGGMQLHSLIIKLGFKAFTFVSNSILDFYSKIDHLEESIVIFREMDGHDNVSWNALIAGFMNSGYFEQATELIQNMFSDGFDPDPYTYSSLLSICGDLPAIEWGKQIHCSIIKPGFDSNVVVGSSLIDMYGKCGRLNDSRKVFNILPNRNLISWNAIISGYAQHGFGREALNMYNVMLQNGIKPNDITFIAVLSSCGHVGSLAEGLHHFDSMTKEFGIIPKNDHLACMVSLFSRKGQTKEAYDFIRSFSVKPEKVFWRCLLSGCITNKDLELAKFKHVERIFSSQKTNEREGTEKGNWV; from the exons ATGTCACTCTCTCGACTCATTCGATCATGCACCGAAGCAAGTTCCATTTTCGACGCTAGAGCTGTTCATGCTAGAGTTATCGTGTCTGGGTTTAATCCAGATGTTCAAACAAGCAATCATTTGCTCGCTGTGTATTATAAACTTGGGAACATTAATTACGTTGAGAAGGTGTTCGAAAGAATGCCTGAGAGAAACATATGTTCCTGGACATCACTAATTTCTGCATATTCTAACGCGGGGTTCATGGAAAAATCCTTGTATTGCTTCAGATCAATGGTTCTTGATGATGGGATTGCTCCGAATGATTATACATATGTTGCCGTTATATCTTCTTGCGCTCGAATACGAGCGTTGAGGATTGGGAAGGAAGTACATGGAAGAATGTTTCGGAGTGGGGAAAATGTGAACAGTTTTGTTATTAACTCTTTGGTCAACTTTTACGGGAAATGTGGGTTATTGAAAATGGCAGCACACGTGTTTGATGCCATAGCAGAGCCTGGTACAATTAGCTGTGTTTCGTTTATTGCTAGTTGTGTTCAGTGTGGGGAGAATGAGCAAGGATTGAGAGTTTTCTTGAGGTGTTTGAGGATGGGAGTAAAGATGAATGAGTTTTGTTATGGAAGTGTATTAGGTGCTTGTGCTGCATTGGAGGTTCTGGAAGTTGGAATGGAAGTGCAATGCCTTGCCATCAAGTGTGGTGTTAAGATAGATCATTTTGTTGTGACTGGATTGGTTAATTTTTATGCAAAATGTGGAGAATTGGAGTTAGCACATAGAGCTTTGAAAGAGGCAGAAAAGCCAGGGTTGACAGCAGCCTGGACTGCATTGATTGGAGGTTGTGTGCAGCTTGGAAGATACAGAGAGGCCATCGATTTTTTTCAAGAGTTACTCTCTACGGGTCTGAGGCCTAATGAGCTCACATTTGCTTCTGTGCTTGGAGCCTTTGGCAAGGAGAAGGAAATCTGGGGTGGGATGCAACTCCATTCTTTGATTATAAAATTGGGATTTAAAGCATTTACTTTTGTTTCCAACTcgattttagatttttattcaaaaattgatcACCTTGAGGAGTCCATTGTAATATTTCGTGAAATGGATGGTCACGATAATGTTAGCTGGAATGCTTTAATAGCTGGATTTATGAACTCGGGTTATTTTGAACAAGCAACTGAACTTATACAAAACATGTTTTCAGATGGGTTTGACCCTGACCCTTACACATATTCCTCTCTTTTAAGCATTTGTGGGGATTTACCAGCAATTGAATGGGGTAAGCAAATTCATTGCTCCATCATAAAACCCGGGTTTGATTCCAACGTGGTAGTTGGAAGTTCTCTCATTGACATGTATGGAAAGTGTGGGAGACTCAATGATTCTCGAAAAGTATTTAACATTCTTCCGAATAGGAATCTGATTTCTTGGAATGCCATAATTTCTGGGTATGCTCAGCATGGTTTTGGGAGAGAAGCCCTGAACATGTACAACGTTATGCTGCAGAATGGGATCAAACCAAACGATATCACATTCATTGCAGTTCTATCTTCCTGTGGCCATGTAGGAAGCTTGGCTGAAGGATTGCATCACTTTGATTCAATGACCAAAGAATTTGGAATCATCCCAAAAAATGATCATTTAGCTTGTATGGTCAGTCTATTTTCGCGAAAAGGTCAAACAAAAGAAGCTTATGATTTCATCAGAAGTTTCTCCGTAAAGCCTGAAAAAGTGTTTTGGCGATGTCTTTTATCTGGCTGTATTACTAACAAAGACCTGGAGTTAGCCAA ATTCAAACATGTGGAAAGAATCTTCTCAAGTCAGAAAACTAATGAAAGAGAAGGCACTGAAAAAGGAAACTGGGTATAG
- the LOC140862194 gene encoding uncharacterized protein, protein MESAAATSLDAPDDGLAPPESWEVADVDASMRRLLLSSRKDSSSSNTSSSQPEIADGSVLVSGSSKDDLIQSVDQFLREAIQNPRERLSVLRMEQDVEKFIRDPTRDQMEFQHLPTSYLRLAAHRVAQHYSLQSMVLLDNNLPDGAGSRIIVRKTSNIRLPLIRLADIPVNLPTEEGGVYKVAIKQRPQKGSQTTSNSNVHLAKSNSSKSVEERKEEYNRARARIFSSSNSGGSSSGKPETEHRAQDGFQRGPVGNKRAEERLFPVGGSDLNIGRSYSDSSVISSRITGSMTEKEPIGRHLTNNRVAIFRDREGDRKDPDYDRRYDRYMQRFDPGFGFSGGAYTIQPMYAPALNYNTEFPQLGSSHGQSSISSEHQPRPVPQHLPPWASPSAPTGIGYGPTEAMMSPFSPGNVNMHANSGLYLNSPQYPCQPAGLPYIHPHEQVHQPFSQSHQQQHDASFGVARPR, encoded by the exons ATGGAGAGTGCTGCGGCGACGTCCTTGGATGCGCCGGATGACGGTCTCGCTCCTCCGGAGTCGTGGGAGGTTGCCGATGTTGACGCCAGCATGCGCCGTCTCTTGCTTTCTTCTAGAAAGGATTCAAGCTCTAGTAATACTAGTTCGAGTCAACCCGAGATAGCCGATGGCTCAGTGTTGGTTTCAGGATCTAGCAAAGATGATTTGATTCAGTCAGTGGATCAGTTTTTGCGGGAAGCCATACAGAATCCTCGCGAGCGGCTCTCCG TCCTGCGAATGGAGCAGGATGTTGAAAAGTTCATTCGCGATCCAACTAGGGACCAAATGGAATTCCAACATCTTCCTACTTCATATTTGCGCTTGGCTGCCCATCGCGTAGCCCAGCACTATTCTTTGCAGTCCATGGTTTTATTGGATAATAATCTTCCTGATGGAGCTGGCTCTAGGATCATTGTTCGGAAGACTTCTAATATTCGGCTTCCTTTGATTCGTCTGGCTGACATTCCTGTAAATCTTCCTACCGAAGAGGGTGGAGTTTATAAGGTTGCAATCAAGCAAAGGCCACAAAAGGGATCACAGACCACGAGCAATTCAAATGTTCATCTAGCCAAATCCAATAGTTCTAAAAGTGTGGAGGAAAGAAAGGAGGAATATAATAGGGCTCGGGCACGAATATTTAGTTCCAGCAATTCTGGTGGAAGTTCCAGTGGGAAACCAGAAACTGAACATAGGGCGCAGGATGGTTTTCAACGGGGTCCAGTGGGGAATAAAAGGGCAGAAGAAAGGCTTTTTCCAGTAGGTGGGTCTGATTTGAATATTGGCAGAAGTTATTCCGATTCTTCTGTAATCAGCAGTAGAATAACTGGGAGTATGACTGAGAAGGAGCCCATAGGTAGGCACTTAACAAATAATAGAGTGGCTATCTTTCGGGATCGTGAAGGTGATCGTAAGGATCCCGACTATGACAGGAGATACGACAG GTACATGCAAAGGTTTGACCCTGGTTTTGGATTTAGTGGAGGGGCTTACACTATTCAGCCTATGTATGCACCTGCATTAAACTACAACACTGAATTTCCACAGCTTGGATCAAGCCACGGTCAGTCCTCAATTTCTTCTGAGCATCAGCCTCGACCTGTGCCCCAACATCTACCGCCATGGGCTTCACCATCAGCTCCTACCGGTATTGGGTATGGCCCTACAGAAGCCATGATGTCCCCATTTAGTCCTGGTAATGTCAATATGCATGCAAACTCTGGACTCTACTTGAATTCTCCTCAATATCCTTGTCAACCAGCTGGACTACCTTACATCCATCCTCATGAACAGGTTCATCAGCCTTTTTCACAG TCTCATCAGCAGCAACATGATGCTAGTTTTGGAGTAGCCCGGCCTCGGTGA
- the LOC140864792 gene encoding protein kinase G11A-like, which translates to METYISNMADERKTSSFASTTTTMAINDLVDATDPKTSFASETNGDDIETFRDANSRGSESMARKLTLHDFSFIGRLGSGDIGTVYLVELKGSKGCVFAAKMMDREELACRNKEGRAGTEREILEMLDHPFLPFLYTTIECPRWSCLLTEFCPGGDLHILRQRQPEKRFHEDAVRFYASEVIVALEYLHMLGVVYRDLKPENVLVKSDGHIMLTDFDLSLKCDDSTSSKPQIVYDRLNSKAHKSSSSHADYNNSSRRFSIPSCMLPSCVVPSVSCLRRPTRRRCRKGSRSSTLKIVAEPIEARSMSFVGTHEYLAPEIVSGEGHGNAVDWWTLGVFIYELFYGVTPFKGTDNEFTLSNIVARELKFPKDVVPSVPASAKDLIIQLLNKDPSKRLGCTMGAAAMKQHPFFDGVNWALLRCTKPPYTPNPSKDFVSFNNDIDPFDVNVEYY; encoded by the exons ATGGAGACTTACATATCCAACATGGCCGATGAACGGAAAACCTCGAGTTTTGCGTCTACTACTACGACTATGGCTATCAACGACTTGGTCGATGCCACCGATCCAAAAACGAGCTTTGCCTCCGAAACTAATGGCGATGACATCGAAACCTTTCGAGATGCCAATAGTCGAGGGTCCGAAAGCATGGCACGAAAGCTTACTCTGCATGACTTTTCGTTCATCGGGAGGCTCGGGAGCGGCGACATAGGCACGGTTTACCTGGTGGAGCTAAAGGGGTCTAAAGGGTGTGTGTTTGCAGCTAAGATGATGGATAGGGAGGAGTTGGCTTGTAGGAATAAAGAGGGCAGAGCAGGGACAGAGAGGGAAATACTTGAAATGTTGGACCATCCATTTTTGCCTTTCCTCTACACCACCATTGAATGCCCCAGGTGGTCTTGTTTGTTAACCGAGTTCTGTCCCGGCGGAGACTTGCATATTCTCCGGCAACGCCAGCCGGAGAAAAGATTCCACGAAGACGCCGTCAG GTTTTATGCATCAGAAGTGATTGTTGCACTAGAATACCTACACATGCTAGGCGTAGTTTATCGAGACCTAAAGCCCGAAAATGTACTTGTAAAATCCGATGGTCACATAATGCTCACCGATTTTGACCTCTCCCTAAAATGTGATGATTCAACATCATCAAAGCCACAAATAGTCTACGATCGACTCAATTCAAAAGCTCACAAGTCGTCGTCTAGTCATGCCGATTATAATAATTCGTCTCGTCGATTCTCCATACCGTCGTGTATGCTACCAAGTTGCGTCGTCCCTAGCGTCTCCTGCCTCCGTCGTCCGACCCGGAGGAGGTGTAGGAAGGGTAGTAGAAGTAGTACCCTAAAGATAGTAGCCGAGCCCATCGAGGCAAGATCAATGTCGTTCGTGGGGACGCACGAGTACCTCGCCCCGGAGATCGTCTCGGGCGAAGGGCATGGCAATGCAGTGGACTGGTGGACTCTCGGGGTTTTTATATACGAACTTTTCTACGGGGTGACACCATTCAAGGGGACCGACAACGAGTTCACCCTGTCGAACATCGTGGCTCGAGAGCTTAAGTTTCCTAAGGACGTCGTCCCGTCGGTTCCGGCCTCGGCTAAGGATCTGATCATCCAGTTGTTGAACAAGGATCCTAGCAAAAGATTGGGTTGTACCATGGGTGCAGCTGCCATGAAGCAACACCCTTTCTTTGATGGTGTGAATTGGGCACTTTTGAGATGCACAAAGCCACCTTATACACCAAATCCTTCTAAGGATTTTGTTTCATTCAATAACGATATTGATCCTTTCGATGTAAACGTTGAGTATTATTAA